The Tissierella sp. genome segment AAGTTTCTTTAAGTCAATAGTTTGAAGCTCTAAACTTATATCACCACTTGTACTCTTAGCTAAATCAAATAAATCCAACACAATATTTTTAAGTCTGTCCGATTTGTCAATAAGAATATTTACATAATCCTTTGCTGACTCAGATAGTTCTTCTTTAGATAGTAAATCAATATAGCTGATGATAGAAGTAAGGGGAGTCTTTAAATCATGTGATACATTTGTAATTAGATTTATCTTCATTCTTTCTGATTTCATCTGCTCTTCAAGACTTTCATTAAATCCTTTATTGATTTCATCAAAGATTTGATTATTATACTTTACATACCAGTAAATAAGTATGATTTCCAAAATTGGAGGTATTATCATCAAGGGAGGTACCAGTATAAGTAAAAATGTAAGAAAAACCAATATTGTACTGATAATAATAAATATCCTTTGTCTTTTATATAGGGTTTCTGTTAAATAATAATCTTTAAATTTATTCTTATAAAATAAGTCTTTTATATAAGAATTAATCTTTTTAACAATTATATAGGCTATACTTCCTATGAAAAACCTTTTATCTTTAATCTTTCTTGCCATTGAAAGTAATGCTACTAAAAATATACTTGCCATAACTACAGTTGCTAAACCTATTAAGTACATAGTAAAAATATGT includes the following:
- a CDS encoding HAMP domain-containing sensor histidine kinase, encoding MIVLLLLSYLIMVTGRRFGTQKLYVSEIENIYTEFLLLGCMPIGVLFYYLHKILYYDENIGHKLSYKHIFTMYLIGLATVVMASIFLVALLSMARKIKDKRFFIGSIAYIIVKKINSYIKDLFYKNKFKDYYLTETLYKRQRIFIIISTILVFLTFLLILVPPLMIIPPILEIILIYWYVKYNNQIFDEINKGFNESLEEQMKSERMKINLITNVSHDLKTPLTSIISYIDLLSKEELSESAKDYVNILIDKSDRLKNIVLDLFDLAKSTSGDISLELQTIDLKKLIEQTLGDMEDDIKKTGLQIKTIYPEEPMNITSDGKRLYRVFQNVIDNALKYSLQGSRIFIELEGNGGNAIVYIKNIAGYEMNFTANEILQRFNRGDKSRTAEGSGLGLSIAESFTKVSGGDFKIEIDGDMFKVIIGFKTVQLMEV